In Ptychodera flava strain L36383 chromosome 17, AS_Pfla_20210202, whole genome shotgun sequence, one genomic interval encodes:
- the LOC139115215 gene encoding aquaporin AQPAn.G-like: MSKMWDADVIGKLSFWRAVVAECLAALLYVFVVCASFLHWHSFSLGVEETLLCAFTAGFMYATMVHCFEHVSGGHLNPATTFGMLLSGRIGLFQAFFFIVFQCGGGIGGAAILFAMTPDTVRGYLGVTRISDEVTEIQAFAMEVMITFIVVFTVFATFDTKRQTRESRGLAVGLAVVIGNLIGLSFTGASMNPARTIGPAVIMGIYDGLWVYCAGPLAGGVLAGWLYVFTFGRQLGNPTSKPSQGRPQEHELKTFKTEDASMNHTGADNAAFVEMESQTPDFMNHDSNSTQF, translated from the exons ATGTCGAAGATGTGGGATGCCGACGTTATCGGCAAACTTTCGTTTTGGCGGGCTGTGGTAGCAGAATGCTTGGCCGCGCTGCTCTATGTTTTCGTTGTGTGTGCGTCGTTCCTACACTGGCATTCCTTCAGCTTGGGCGTCGAAGAAACTCTGCTATGCGCTTTTACAGCCGGGTTCATGTATGCGACTATGGTTCACTGCTTTGAACACGTCAGCGGTGGTCATTTAAATCCTGCCACAACGTTCGGAATGCTGCTGTCCGGTAGAATCGGTCTATTCCAGGCGTTTTTCTTCATCGTGTTCCAGTGTGGTGGAGGGATCGGCGGAGCGGCGATACTATTTGC AATGACACCTGATACCGTTCGTGGCTACCTCGGCGTTACGAGAATCAGCGACGAAGTGACAGAGATTCAAGCATTCGCCATGGAAGTTATGATTACCTTCATCGTAGTCTTCACTGTCTTCGCGACCTTTGACACAAAGCGTCAGACGAGAGAAAGTCGGGGTCTGGCGGTGGGATTGGCCGTTGTCATTGGCAACTTGATCGGG CTAAGTTTTACAGGAGCAAGCATGAATCCAGCAAGAACGATTGGGCCGGCCGTTATCATGGGTATCTATGATGGTTTATGG GTTTATTGTGCTGGGCCTTTAGCTGGAGGAGTTCTTGCTGGGTGGTTGTATGTTTTCACGTTCGGCAGGCAGCTCGGCAACCCGACATCTAAACCTTCACAAGGGCGCCCTCAAGAGCACGAATTGAAAACTTTCAAGACAGAGGACGCTTCAATGAATCACACAGGGGCAGATAACGCTGCGTTCGTTGAAATGGAGTCACAGACACCCGATTTCATGAACCATGATTCAAATTCAACGCAATTTTAA
- the LOC139115214 gene encoding aquaporin AQPAn.G-like, whose amino-acid sequence MASSQQNQSVCARLCGTDSHKCLHFWEAVACELVATFLFVCLLLSSTISWDEKTPSVVQIALCAGLAVATLVHCFGDVSGGHINPAVTVAMLVTGKIGLLKALFYVIAQCVGAIAGAAFVRGVTPEGVRGTMGANILNPDITQVQAFGVEFVLTFVLVFTVFATVDEKNAISGSKPLAIGIAVVIAHLAGIGYTSLSINPARTLGTAVITGIFDDHWVFWAGPLAGGVSAGWLYVLPSGRRALMKSGQPNESRGQEAADDKHAEKVGTNNGVAPSSPAMYNDNKVFIVDDEIHGEAPSINMTSVTTGL is encoded by the exons ATGGCGTCGTCACAGCAAAACCAATCTGTTTGTGCAAGGCTTTGCGGAACTGATTCCCACAAATGTCTTCATTTCTGGGAAGCTGTTGCCTGCGAACTGGTAGCAACTTTTCTTTTCGTGTGCCTACTGCTATCGTCGACCATCTCGTGGGACGAGAAGACGCCGTCGGTGGTCCAGATCGCGCTGTGTGCGGGTCTCGCCGTCGCTACGCTTGTGCACTGTTTCGGAGATGTAAGCGGTGGGCACATCAACCCGGCCGTCACAGTGGCGATGCTAGTCACGGGAAAGATCGGACTTCTCAAGGCCCTGTTCTACGTAATCGCTCAGTGTGTTGGTGCCATCGCCGGTGCTGCTTTCGTTCGCGG AGTAACACCAGAGGGCGTTCGTGGTACAATGGGAGCAAACATCCTGAATCCAGACATCACACAGGTGCAGGCCTTCGGTGTCGAGTTCGTTCTGACTTTCGTCTTGGTGTTCACCGTCTTCGCCACAGTTGACGAGAAGAACGCCATCAGCGGCAGCAAACCGCTAGCAATCGGAATAGCTGTAGTAATCGCTCACCTGGCTGGG ATTGGCTACACCAGTCTCAGTATAAACCCAGCGAGGACACTCGGCACAGCTGTCATCACGGGCATCTTCGATGACCATTGGGTGTTCTGGGCCGGGCCCTTGGCTGGCGGTGTCTCGGCTGGATGGCTGTACGTTCTACCGTCTGGACGGCGTGCCTTGATGAAGAGTGGGCAACCTAATGAAAGCAGAGGCCAAGAAGCTGCAGATGATAAGCACGCTGAAAAAGTTGGTACCAACAATGGTGTGGCACCATCTAGTCCGGCCATGTACAACGATAACAAGGTTTTCATCGTGGACGACGAAATTCACGGAGAAGCGCCCTCAATCAACATGACTTCGGTAACTACTGGTCTCTGA
- the LOC139115213 gene encoding aquaporin-2-like: MATDKDTETSSTCAKFCDISCCRCLSFWQAVAAELVATFLFLFFMLSSTISWDEKTPTVVQIALSAGLAIATMVQCFGDVSGGHINPAVTVAMLFTGKIGILKAVFYVIAQCVGAIAGAALIHGVTPEGVRGTMGANILNPDITQVQAFGVEFVLTFVLVFTVFATVDEKNAISGSKPLAIGIAVVIAHLVGIGYTSVSINPARTLGPAVITQIFDDHWVFWAGPLGGGVAAGWLYVLSFGRRVPKKSNRQRDGRNDRRGQYEVNDDSLPSKIIDKNRVSHDRVPDNDNVAFSFDDECTGRANTINVISETTGF, encoded by the exons ATGGCGACTGATAAGGACACCGAGACGTCGTCAACTTGTGCTAAATTTTGTGATATTAGCTGCTGCAGGTGTCTCTCGTTCTGGCAAGCTGTGGCTGCTGAACTTGTTGCAACCTTcctgtttctttttttcatgCTTTCGTCGACGATTTCGTGGGATGAGAAGACGCCGACGGTGGTTCAGATTGCGCTGTCTGCAGGCCTTGCTATCGCCACCATGGTACAGTGTTTCGGTGATGTCAGCGGAGGCCACATCAACCCGGCCGTCACTGTAGCGATGTTGTTCACAGGTAAAATCGGAATCCTCAAGGCTGTGTTCTACGTAATTGCTCAGTGTGTAGGTGCAATTGCTGGTGCGGCTCTTATACACGG AGTGACACCAGAGGGCGTACGTGGTACAATGGGAGCAAACATCCTGAATCCGGACATCACACAGGTGCAGGCCTTCGGTGTCGAGTTCGTTCTGACTTTCGTCTTGGTGTTCACCGTCTTCGCCACGGTTGACGAGAAGAACGCCATCAGCGGCAGCAAACCGCTAGCAATCGGAATTGCTGTGGTGATAGCTCATCTGGTCGGG ATCGGCTACACTAGCGTCAGTATAAACCCGGCGAGAACACTCGGACCCGCTGTCATAACACAAATCTTTGATGACCACTGGGTGTTCTGGGCGGGACCTTTGGGTGGCGGCGTCGCTGCTGGTTGGTTGTACGTCTTATCGTTTGGTAGGCGCGTTCCTAAGAAGAGTAACCGACAGAGAGATGGTCGCAATGATCGGAGAGGTCAATACGAGGTCAATGATGACAGCCTGCCTTCAAAGATCATCGATAAGAACAGAGTGTCCCACGACCGAGTCCCGGACAACGATAATGTGGCCTTCAGTTTCGACGACGAGTGCACAGGGAGGGCCAACACTATAAACGTCATATCAGAAACTACGGGATTTTAg